A stretch of Nitrospiria bacterium DNA encodes these proteins:
- the rplU gene encoding 50S ribosomal protein L21, with translation MYAIVETGGKQYKMSEGETHRLELLEGNAGDTVDLNKVLLIQTEKNVQIGRPFLENTSVVAEILGQRRGDKVLIFKKKRRKGYQRTQGHRQSETWVKIQEIKTEG, from the coding sequence GTGTATGCGATTGTAGAAACGGGTGGAAAGCAGTATAAAATGTCCGAAGGGGAGACTCATCGGTTGGAGCTCCTGGAGGGAAACGCAGGGGATACCGTTGATTTAAATAAAGTTCTCCTGATTCAGACTGAAAAAAATGTTCAGATTGGCCGACCTTTCCTTGAGAATACTTCCGTTGTGGCAGAGATTTTAGGCCAGCGCCGTGGAGATAAAGTCCTCATTTTTAAAAAGAAACGACGGAAAGGGTATCAACGGACCCAAGGCCACAGGCAAAGTGAAACCTGGGTGAAAATTCAGGAAATTAAAACAGAAGGTTAA
- the rpmA gene encoding 50S ribosomal protein L27: MAHKKGVGSSRNGRDSNAQRLGVKRFGGQLVSAGNILVRQRGTRFLPGMNVGKGKDDTLFAKITGVIAFEREGRDKKKISVYPSSQ; this comes from the coding sequence ATGGCACATAAAAAAGGGGTGGGTTCTTCCCGAAACGGGAGAGACAGCAACGCCCAAAGATTGGGTGTAAAACGGTTCGGGGGACAGTTGGTCTCCGCGGGCAATATTTTGGTCCGCCAAAGGGGAACCCGGTTTTTACCAGGTATGAATGTGGGCAAGGGAAAGGATGATACCCTTTTTGCAAAAATCACAGGTGTGATTGCTTTTGAGCGGGAGGGAAGAGATAAGAAGAAAATCAGTGTTTATCCTTCCAGCCAGTAG